The window TCAGCTCCTCTCTTACAACTCTCATGTAGCTGAGAGCCAAGATCACAAAGGAGGCAAACAAGGAGACTCAGGATCAACTGGAAATGCAGAGACAAAACCACAGAAGAGACATCATAACAGCAACAGTTACACGAACGACCCAGAGCCTCCAcagattaaagaggaacaggaggaactctACACCAGTCTGGAGGTAGAAGAGCTGGTACTGAAGCAGGAGACTGAAACCTTTATGTTGACTCCAACTTGTGAGGAAAGTGACAACGGTGAAGATCAGACTCTGGACTGGAGTCCTGATGAAACTGAGAGTGCAACAGAGAAAGAGCATGTTGTCAGCATGTCAGTTAAAAGCTCTGTGGTACCAAACAGTGATGACTGGCTCCTCTCTCACATCTCTCATGTAGCTGAGAGCCAAGATCACAAAGGAGGCAAACAAGTAGACTCAGGATCAACTAGCAATACAGAGCCAAAACGACAGAAGAGACATCgtaaaagtaaaagtcacaGTAACAATGTATGTAACACTACCATGTCAAAGTTTCAGACTCACAAAGGTAAAAAGATTTTGAAGTGTGACACTTGTGGAAAAGCTTTTAAGTATATTTCCCAATTGAATAGACACCTGACAATCCACACAGATGAGAAACCGTATTCATGTAACTCTTGTGAAAAAAGATTCTCTGTGCCAGGTGCATTAACCCTGCATATGAAAGTCCACACCGGTGAGAAGCCGTACCCCTGCAACACTTGTGGGAGAAGATTTACTCAAATGGCAAAAGTGAAAAGGcacatgagaacacacacaggtgagaagccatACCCATGTAACAgttgtgagaaaagattctctGAGCTGTGCGCATTAAAAGTGCATATgagagtccacacaggtgagaagccgtacccatgtaacacttgtgagaaaaaaTTCTGTGATTTGGGTGCATTAAAACGGCATATgagagtccacacaggtgaAAAGCCATAcccatgtaacacttgtgagaaaaaaTTCTCTCATCTGTGCGCATTACAAAAGCAtatgagaatccacacaggtgagaagccgtacccatgtaacacttgtgagaaaagattctctcAGCTGGGCGCATTAAAAGTGCAtatgagaatccacacaggtgagaagccgtacacatgtaacacttgtgagaaaagattctctcAGCTGATCGTATTACAAACGCATATgagagtccacacaggtgagaagccgtaccaatgtaacacttgtgagaaaagattctctcAGTTGGGTGCATTAAAAGTGCATATgagagtccacacaggtgagaagccgtacacatgtaacacttgtgagaaaagcTTCGGTGATATGGGCGCATTAAAACGACATACgagagtccacacaggtgagatGCTGTACAATTGCAAAAGTTGTGAAAGAGGTTTCATGCGTAGAAATCAATTGAAGATCCACATGAGAACGCACAAGAGGGACAGGACTCTGTCAGATGTCAGACTTGGAAAGAGACATAAGAATTCATCCAGATGAGAAGCCATAGAATTGCAAAACATGAGGGAGagctttgtgtttgttgtggatattttgagcgatggtcagcacctcagtggagaaaagcAAACACGAGCCTTTTatgtcttaaagctgaaaatgtttattgaaggaCTTACCGATCTACACAAGAATAACCTACTGCAACACGGAAAAGAGTTTGTCATGTGTCTGAATTGTTTGTCATGTGCCCCCCCGCACACATcatacaaaaacatcaaaaacactgATAGACAGCAACAAACAACAGGACGTAGTGGGCAGAGTGATTTAGAGGAGTACATTCAGCATGAAGGTCAAAGTGCAGAAGTCAAGTAAGCAGTCTGTGCAAATAAGCAATATCcagacaacaataaaacactatTTACCATTTTACAATTGAATGGCAACAGGGACAAAGGAAACCATATATCTCTTAGTCCTCATAACAGGCACCCTCAACCGACGACCTGAAGGTAACAGTTCAAACTCTGGTCAAAGGGGGTGATCTTGGTACTCCAGGTATTTATAGCTGGACTAGGAGTCTCTCTAAATCTGATTATCATGTCTTTAGTTTTAGACACATTTAGTGTGAGAAAGGACTCTTCACACACTGGGACCTATCAGTCAAGAAGTCCAGTATCCAGCCAACTAGATTAAAATCCAGTTTAAAAAGATGAATTAGCTATTCTGCTAGCAGATGTGGATGGATAGTGTTAAAAGCTGAGGAGAAATCTATAAATAGCCTGTCATAAGCTTTTGTCCCCTCGAGCTGGTGATACAGAAAATGTAGTAGTATTGTGATAGTAGTATCCTCCACACCTCTACCTGGTCTGTATGCAAATGCAGGGGATCAAGGGAATTCTTAACCTACAATAAAACCTCGTTTTTAATGAGCCTCTCCAGTGTCATAATTAAAGATGTCAGCGCTACTGGTCTTAAGTCATTTAATGTCGTAGAGGCTTTAGTCTTAGGAAGTGATTGTGGTCAATTGTGGAATGTTTCCATAACTTAGGGACCCTCTTTTGCTGAGGagataatgtaaaaataaaatgaaagatgCACAGCTGTTCAGCACAGGTTTTAAGAACCTGGCTGCAGATATCGTAAGGCCCAGGACTCTTTCTAGACTTGGTCAGTCTGAAGTGTTTTTCCACACTTCTGATATCAACAGCCAAAGCTGAAGGAGCTTGAGTGTTGTCCTTTAATGTAATCAGTGTATCAGTGAAGTCATGATTTTTATCGCATCTTAATTGAAAAGCATTCAACTCATCAGCCAACCAGGGCAATGTTCCTATTGCCTTTGTCATTAGACCCAGTCATAAATttcattttgataaaaaaacaattcataaaCAGGATAAACAATTGAGCTGAAACTCTTTTAGGCAACATCTTTGTAAATTAATGTCAAATATTCTCCATGAAGAAGAGTTCAGAATATCTTCATGTAAGTTGTACATTGTCAACAATGCTATCGGGTTTTGTTAAATTAATGTTACTGTAGCTACTAATTTTACTGTATGCAACATAGTACAgtatactatatacagtataatatactATACGTTGTctgttttttagtgttttttatttcattttagaattttaatgtattttttcccGGTTTAacctgaaataaaatgtttgttgtttgtttctttggtgATCACACACTAATGGTAGATAATGTAACACTTTatgaacaataaaatattttttcatgatgGCTTTTTCAGACTGATATTTGTAATTTAATTGATTCGATGATTAGGAAAACTAAAAGCGACGTTAATAGTAAGTGTTagtaatacataaataaatgtctaaataaacataaacaacaaaatgcttTGTTTATGATCTcatctaatttattttaaaattactttgCTTCATGAGGTGATAATATGATAATACCAGATTCATACATAGATGACTATTAACCCCAAAGGGAAGTTAgagtgttacagcagccactaaattatatacaataactaaattAACTAACTGAAATATAATTAGCTAAATAAACATAgataatataattaaattaactaaaaatagAATAGAGACTAGAGATATAACGTTAACTATAATATACCATTTGATGAGTATAAACTGCTCATTGATGTCAATATGTTACAGTACAGTGTACATTAGCGTGAGTCAGGTGGATATTGATGAGGTAGTAAGGTGtagatatatttaaataattattgaACGTATATATGATAACAGTATATACAAACAGTACTTGAAAGCTtatcaaaatatgaatatgaaatataacaGATGTGATGgacaatgtaataaaataaaagtccaAGTGAGCAGTCTGTCTTCACTGTCAGAGGAGTCCCCTCTCCTGATacagtcaagtcaattttattagCGACAAATGataagttatctcagggcacttttcattgGAGCAGttctagaccatactcttattatttacagagacccaacagtccCCCACGAGCAAGCACTATGAcaacagcggtaaggaaaaactcccttttaatGAGAAGAAACCTTGAGCAGAATCAGGCTCTGGTTCAGTGGATGTGAAGGCTCATTTGTGAAGGAAGATGTTCATTGTTCAATTTATGAGCCATTTGATTACAAAGGAATGTTGTAAGTTAAGCCTTGTCATCATGATTTAATCAACAGggcctctgtctctctgaccttcACGGTCTCTCATGAAGGATGTTTTATGTGGAAGCACCAGGGGAAGAGATAAGGTGGCCTCGGATGGACAACAGCAGCTATCTTCGTTATTTACAATTTGAGTTCACTCTGACCCTGGGTGCCCTCTTTTCCCTCCCTGTCAGGTTGCATGATATGTGCTAATTTATAAGAACCGATTGTATCCTGTGCTCTTGTAAGTTTTTTGTGTGACTGTATCCATGTATACATTGTGCAAAAGGTTTTCTGACatcagatgtttgttttcaataaACTTCATATATTCAAGTAAGAATCGACTGGAGTCTGGGGAGTTTCTTCATCTTTATTCTTCATCAAAGTGTTATTGGACAGATATTGATCAAGTACAAGATTTCTCCGATGGTGGCCATCTGCCTTAACCGGTTGAGtcgagagaaaaagagagattggtagagagagaggagagagagagcaggaggaaagaaaacataagCATAGTGCAGGTTCCACATAGGGATGTATAaaagtaataatagtaataataataataataataataataataagaccaatattaataataatagtagcaGTGGTGTTGAGCAGGCTCAAAAAGGCAGTATGTGGCTTACAATCCCAGATCCAGATTCTACAGCTCCAGAGGCAGAAATACCTGCAGAAAgcaacaggaggagagagacgagaaagcacaaaactacaGGAAAGAGAAGATGCTGAGGTATTAACATGAATTAATGGGACATGAAcgcatacagatggagagagagaggaggagagaggggttCAGTGCATCATTAGAggtcccccagcagtctaggcctatagcagcataactaggagATGGTCCGAGGCAAATCTGAgccagccctaactataagctttatcaaacaGGAAAGTTTTAGgtctactcttaaacgtagagagggtgtctgcctcctggACCCAAACTtgaagatggttccacaggagaggaccctgatagttgaaggctcttcctcccattctacttttggagactctaggaTCCACAAGTAAACCTTCgttctgggagcgcagtgttctagcGGAGTAATATGGTACTGTGAgatctttaagatatgatggtgcctgatcatttgtaggtgaggagaattttgaattctattctggattttacagggagccagtgcagagaagctaaaatgggagaaatatgacCTCTTTTACTAGTTCttgtcagtacacatgcagcagcattctggactAGCTGGACAGTCTTTGGAGAGTTGTTGATgtagcctgataataatgaattGCAGAGGAGAGTCATTGTACAGACTGATGGTAGTTGGCAGGAATGACTTCCTGTAGCATTCTTTTTCACAACAGAGGTGAAGAGGTCTGACTGAAAGCGCTCCGCTGTTCGACCAACAGGTCAATGAGGGGATGTGTGACGTTCTGCACAATGTTTAACAGTTTGtgcagcatcctcctctcttCAATCTGCTCCAGTGTATCCAGAGGAGTCCCCAGCACAGAGCCAGCTGTCCTGATCGGTTAGTTCAGTTTGTTAGTGTCTCTGACTCTGACACTGCTTCCCCAGCAGACAGCAGCGAAGAATATTCCAGTCCAGTCTGTTGTCGAGGTGGACTCCAAGGTATCTatccctccaccacctccacctccactccAAAAATGGAAACGGTGTTTATCCTAGCCCTGGTCCTCCTAAAATCCACAATCATCTCCTCTAGTTATAGTGATGAACTGCACAGGTCTATAGGTCAACATGTAAAGCTGCTATCTTTTAATATGGTTGGCATGCTACCTTAAATCAAGGAGTCTCCACTGCAGAAAAAGGCTGAAGCTTCTACATAACTATGCTAattaaccaaaacaaaaaaaaacttagcTTAACTAGAGTACTTACAATATTTAGCTTGAAGGAATACTAGTATCTCATAAGGACAGTCTGGTTCCAGGAATATCACCAAATCAATGGCTTGTCTATTTAGACTGGAATTCCTGTCTTTTCTCAACTTTCCTATCTTTTATTATGGAATAGCTGAAACTGGTCTATCTGATAACAAAAAAGTATACCAAATGATATTAATCTAGACATCATAATTcctaatttaaataataaacaatcaaacaaaGGTAATTTAACCTCAAACACAATTACTATGTACacctaaaataaagaaattactTTACCACTACTGAAACTTTATCAGTACAGCAAATAAATCATAAACTACTAAAGCCACTATTATTGCATTTATACCAAAGGAAACTTACATATCATATACACAGATCAAACTACTGGAGGGATGAGGCATCCACATGAGGCCAGCCAGCTTCTTTGTTGCCACAGGTGAACTGGCTGCCTTTATTGATTATGAGGCTCTGCCCATCCAGGAAGCAGTGAGGCAGGTAGAGGAAGGTTTCAGGTTTTGATGAGGGCGTGAAATATCAGTGAGAGAGCAAATATCGACCCGACATAGCAGACAGTTCTTATGTGTAGTTTAAAGACTGCTGCTTGTTAATAAGCCACAAGTGACACTGAGACAACTAGTTACAACAAGCGGAACGAAAAACCACAAGACTCCGCTTTCGAGAACTTAACAGTGTAACATCCAGCGGAAGTAAACAACACAGGAGCTAGTCACGTTAGCTGCTTGGTGCCCTGTGCTTGGAAGAAGTCTCACCACAGGACAATGACATATCTTACTTTTAACTAAGCAACAACAATGTCTTCAGTTCAGTATTTGAGAGAGTTCATCAACGAGCgactaactgctgctgctgaagaaataTTCGGTGTTTTTCAAAAAACTATCGTCGAGTACGAGGAAGAGATCAATCGTCAGCGCAGACTGCTGGATATCGTTTGGAAACCTGAGATAAAGCTATATAGAACAGGTCTGTAAAACCTCAATTATTTGTAATAGTATTAAACATAATGTTCTGCTTTATATACCACCGCAGCGATTAAAATATGTACTTGTAATTATTTGCTCGGATGTCTACGACGCTGAAGTTAGATTCTGATTCGTGGTTGGGGTAAAAGTTGAGGGGAAAGTTaaggaaaacataaataattatttttagcAGCTGATTCTCCGTGTTTTCCACCACTTACATttgtgaaaaagtgttagacGTCGTTGCAAAAGCCTTAACGCTGACAGATCAGCAACTAACTGGTCTCTTATGTCTTCGATCCGCCTCATAATGGTTGATTTGGACAACTGTAATCCCTTCCCGTGCTTTACAATTGTGTCCTTGTTGTCAGAGTCTGTGCACAATATTTCTGTGGTAGCCAAAAAGCAGTCTTTTACTGTTTCAGCATCTgagaaggctttttcatcttaatcGAGTTCCAAGTAATCAAGAATCTCAGTTAAACGCTCAGCTGTAGAAGTTGTTCTGTGGATGAGGTCTTCTGCTGCCCAccagtggtgaaagaagtactcagataaTTTACTGCcgtaaaagtaccaatacataaatgtaaaaatactccattacaagtaaaagtcatgcatgaaaaaaccaacttaagtaaaagtgcatAAGTATAAACAGCAATatgtagtttaagtattgcagtaagtggtttggttcctctgactgatatattattacatatgacatcattagattattaatactgaagcatcagtgtgtaagcagcatgttactgttgtagctgctggaggtgaagctagtttaaactactttatatataggccctgtttacacctggtattaacatccgtctcaggtgatccgatcacaagcggacagctctaaatacaggtgtaaacgcacccaagacgcattgaggacggattgaagatccgatcactcagaccacattcggaggtggtctgggccgcatgtgaCCACATTCATTTGGCAATGTAAATGCAATGCGTCCTGGACCACAGACTAGGCAGGGAATTGCATTGCTGCCTCCGGatccaaagctgttcaacttgtttgataacaggataaacaaattaataaatttCCAATGCTCATCTTGTGTGGCTTGTACTTTCCTTTTTCTCTGGCCATCTGCAGTCTGCCCACTAATATCCTCTCCAGCATCTTCATTGTGATTTTCAGTTGTTGCATGCTCCAAAGATGTATTTTCTTCACTTGTCacattgctttttttctctccatctggtTTGCAAAGCATTAGGCTatattatatgatatgatattatgTTATATTAGTGAATGATTTATAAACCATTGATTAAGCCACTAATTAATGCTattaaaccctttataaagggtgcCATATCAGAAAGCGATACCacattttttttaccctttcCCCTTTTTGTCCCTCCAGAGCTCCCACAGCATCATGTCTGTAAGGAGGAGGAAGTCCCAGAGCCTCCAcagattaaagaggaacaggaggaactctACACCAGTCTGGAGGGAGAGCAGCTGGTGCTGAAGCAGGAGACTGAAACCTTAATGTTGACCCTTACTTGTGAGGAAAGTGACTACAGCGAAGATCAGACTCTGGACTTGAGTCCTGATGAAActcagaatgcagcagagaaagagcaTGTTGTCAGCATCTCAGTTAAAAGCTCAGTGGTACCAGAACCAAACAGTGACGACCAGCtcctctctcacaactctcatGTCGCTGAGAGCCAAGATCACAAAGGAAGCAAACAAGGAGACTCAGGATCAACTAGAAATGCAGAGccgaaaaaaaagaagaggcaTCACAGAAgcaaaaatcacagtaacaatGAAGACCACTCTACCACATTAAAGACTCACGGTAATACCTATACAGGGAAACAGTGTTTTAAATGTGGCACTTGTGGGAAAACATTTGAGTACATGTCCAAATTGCATACACATCTgagagtccacacaggtgagaggTAGGTTTGGGTGATTGGACCAATATATCAGCTATCGGTAATTACCTGAGTCCATTGctggttggttttttttgggtgattttttttttttttttgcatgattttaACTAACATACTATATGAGTATAAAGCTAGCAGTATAGCTAGGAACGCAGCAGTGCCATGTGTGTGTCACTGCCTTATGTCACAGTGACAGAGTCAACTTCTAGCGTGTAGCTAACCAGAGCAAATAGGCAAAATTTTAGGAACGCTTTTctatataatgcactccagtacaccaccaccacccactacaacctcaataataaacataaaatagaattatCAACTGTCTGACAATGAAAGCATAAGCATTAATTAAGAGCTTAATTgatggttaataaatcatttactagTGCATTATTTCTAATCCATTAATAAGTGTTGTGGCAGAAAGAGGTGGACAACAGAGGAATCAGATGGTCGAGACACAGGTGTCAGATGGGGaatctcttttatttcacaacGGCTCACCAACAACGTAGACAGAGAAAATTCCAACATTACAGAACGTGACATGCCTTTTCATACTGAAGACaggctatgtgtgtgtttgtgttcgtGTTGTGTAACAAGTCTCATCCTGTTTTTGCCAGACTTTTTGGCACCCTCAAATTCTCAAGAAGAATGGTGGGGCATTGCTCAATTTCACTTAACTTTGGACTGTAACCAAATTTGAGTGGGCGTCTCtgtactatgtgtgtgtgtgtggtattccGCCTTTTTCCCAATATCtccagatgtctcctgttttgTTTCGGTGGACTGACATGTTTGGCAGCGGTACAGGTTACCGTGACCTGGCACTCATTCCAGGTCGCAGTTGCCTAACCCTCATTCCCTTACATAAGCATTGTTTTTGAGTTGCCAGATCGTGAAAAATCCCTCCTTTCTATACCACAATAACATTTGCTTTATCTAATTCTTGAGGAACACACTTCCAATGTACCGTTCAACCACTTACTGATGATTTAGACAATGTGATAGACTAACCCTTAATTAATAACTTTTAAGACCTGGTGACATGTCAGAAAGTAATTTAATCCTCAATTAATGTTTCATGATAATCAACAGTCCTGCAGGTATAAATGATTGTGAACCATTAATAAAAGGTTATTGTGTTGATggtttattatatatttataaagcatAAGTGAATGATTTATTGACCATTGATTAAGCCATTAATTAATGCTtttaaaccctttataaaggttgccttatcagaaagtggtacaacattttatttttttttaccctttccCCTTTTTGTCCCTCCAGAGCTCCCACAGCAACATGTctgtaaggaggaggaggttctcgctgaccagcagctctgtaaCCAGGAGAGGAACTCCAGTCTGGACCAAGAGGACCCAGAACCTCCAcagattaaagaggaacaggaggaactctGCACCAGTCTGGAGGGAGAGCAGCTGGTGCTGAAGCAGGAGGAAAGTGACTACAGTGAAGATCAGACTCTGGACTGGAGTCCTGATGAAACTCAGAGtgcagcagagaaagagcaTGTTGTCAGCATGTCAGTTAAAAGCTCTGTGGTACCAAACAGTGATGACCGGCTCCTCTCTCACATCTCTCATGTAGCTGAGAGCCAAGGTCACAAAAGAGGCAAAGGAGTAGACTCAGGATCAACAAGAAATCTAGAGACAAAACCACAGAAGAGACatcataaaagtaaaagtcacaGTGACAATGTATGTAACACTACCATGTCGAAGATTCAGCTGGATACCCAGACAGGTAAAAAGGTTTTGAAGTGTGACACTTGTGGAAAAGCTTTTAAGTATGTTTCCCAATTGAATAGACATCATagagtccacacaggtgagaagccgtattCATGTAACTCTTGTGAAAGAAGATTCTCATTGGCGGGTGCATTAAAAGTGCATATgagagtccacacaggtgagaagccgtacccCTGTAACACTTGCGGGAAAAGATTTAGTCAAAttacaaaagtgaaaaagcacatgaaaacacacacaagggaGAAGCCATACCCATGTAACATctgtgagaaaagattctctcACCTGGGCATATTAAAAGTGCATATGAGAGTCCatacaggtgagaagccgtacccctgtaacacttgtgagaaaagattctctcATCTCTGTGCATTACACAACCATATGAGAATCCACACGGGTGAGAAGCCGTAcccatgtaacacttgtgagaaaagcTTCTCTCAGCTGGGCgcattaaaagtacataagagaatccacacaggtgagaagccgtacccatgtaacacttgtgagaaacGATTCGCCGATCTGAGCGCATGGAAACGGCATATGAGAATCCACACTGGTGAAAAGCCATAcccatgtaacacttgtgagaaaaaaTTCTCTCATATGTGTGCATTACAGAAGCAtatgagaatccacacaggtgagaggcCGTACCCATGTAAtacttgtgagaaaagattctctGAGCTGGGCGCATTGAAAGTGCATATgagagtccacacaggtgagaagccgtatcCATGTAACATTTGTGACAAAAGATTCTCTCAGCTGGTTGTATTACAAACACAtatgagaatccacacaggtgagaagccgtactcatgtaacacttgtgagaaaagattctctcAGGTGGGTGCGTTACAAACGCATATgagagtccacacaggtgagaagccgtacaaTTGCAAAACTTGTGGAACAGATTTCATGCGTAGACATCAGTTAAAGACCCACATGAGAACGCACACAGTAGGAAAAGATTCTGTCAGATGCCAGACTTGAAAAGGCAAATAAGAATTCATCCAGATGAGAAGGCGTACGTGTCTCACCCTTGGACCTCCGAACTGCCCTCCCTGCCAAGTGGAGGTCTGACAACATGACACTGATCAAACTTAAACACTGTGACCAAACAGAGATTGAACAGACCTTCTGAGAGGCCATTTCTGACCAATACCTAAATTATGGCCCGAagtaaaagcataaatgacctTTGGGGTCACTTGAACCAGGATAAAAGACCGACAACTACATGTAAACATGGACAGACAGCTCCTCTCTTTTGGCCTCCTTATCTCCCCAGACCAGAGTCATGAACTCTAACCCCTATTCCTGGAGGACATTCACTGAGTCTCTCTGCAAATCTGAATTTGGGTGAAtgaaatgtctaatcattatgtaaatcctgtaatgtttaaaaattcataaagaatggtataactttgaTAAGTATGCTATAATCTATTgaagaaattttaatttttgatCTACATGTAATAATACTTCCCTCTATTGATAGGTTAGAACTACTAAGACttatgttgaatttatatttgaaattatatttccGACAGTTTAATCACATAATTCTTGCTTTAAACTTTGATTGCACTACTAGACGTGTAGATGTTTAGAGGCGGTTGAATCAAAGAAGATTGAATGTCTAGACAGTGTTaatatgaatgttaatgtttggtATGTTGATAGGAAGGAATGCCTTATTATGAAATGATTGTATAatgctgacatgtttttctgaATGGCTTTGCAATATATGGTTTACAATGGGACAATGTCGACTAAGTGTGTGCATATGTCAatcttttattgaaacaagtacagtttgtttttattttattcctaaTATTAAGTCTCGTGTTTCCATGAATAGTATTTACTGTTGAAGTCGCATCTACTCACATGGATTTTATCCACTACTGAATAAAGATTTGAGTTTAGTCAGATTAAACTTGATTCGACATTGAACTAAGAAGTCAGCAAAAGCCTTAAACCTCAACTAAAACTGAAACGTTGCTTTGAAGAAGGTAGCGATGCTTAAACTGGGTCTTGGCCTCCTTGCTGACAGCAGTACAGCCAAACTGGGAGTTAAGCCTACAGAGACTCTTTCATGGCAGCGTGAAACAAAGCTTAACCCCTTTTCACCGGTGGTTCAACACCGCTGCACCACTTATCTACAACCCATAGCCTGCTCCAGGCTATGCAACTATCTGAACCTTGCTGGTGGCTCA is drawn from Thunnus albacares chromosome 2, fThuAlb1.1, whole genome shotgun sequence and contains these coding sequences:
- the LOC122999833 gene encoding zinc finger protein 271-like isoform X2, whose product is MSSVECLREFMSERLTSAAEEIFRVFQRTIVDYEVEIDRQRRLLDIVWKPEIKLHRTELPQQHVCKEEEVLADQQFCDQDRNCSLDQEDPEPPQIKEEQEELYTSLKVEELVLKQETETFMLIPTCEESVVTFLTSEDQTLDRSPDETQSATEKEHVVSISVKSLVVPEPNSDDQLLSYNSHVAESQDHKGGKQGDSGSTGNAETKPQKRHHNSNSYTNDPEPPQIKEEQEELYTSLEVEELVLKQETETFMLTPTCEESDNGEDQTLDWSPDETESATEKEHVVSMSVKSSVVPNSDDWLLSHISHVAESQDHKGGKQVDSGSTSNTEPKRQKRHRKSKSHSNNVCNTTMSKFQTHKGKKILKCDTCGKAFKYISQLNRHLTIHTDEKPYSCNSCEKRFSVPGALTLHMKVHTGEKPYPCNTCGRRFTQMAKVKRHMRTHTELPQQHVCKEEEVLADQQLCNQERNSSLDQEDPEPPQIKEEQEELCTSLEGEQLVLKQEESDYSEDQTLDWSPDETQSAAEKEHVVSMSVKSSVVPNSDDRLLSHISHVAESQGHKRGKGVDSGSTRNLETKPQKRHHKSKSHSDNVCNTTMSKIQLDTQTGKKVLKCDTCGKAFKYVSQLNRHHRVHTGEKPYSCNSCERRFSLAGALKVHMRVHTGEKPYPCNTCGKRFSQITKVKKHMKTHTREKPYPCNICEKRFSHLGILKVHMRVHTGEKPYPCNTCEKRFSELGALKVHMRVHTGEKPYPCNICDKRFSQLVVLQTHMRIHTGEKPYSCNTCEKRFSQVGALQTHMRVHTGEKPYNCKTCGTDFMRRHQLKTHMRTHTVGKDSVRCQT
- the LOC122999833 gene encoding zinc finger protein 271-like isoform X1; translation: MSSVECLREFMSERLTSAAEEIFRVFQRTIVDYEVEIDRQRRLLDIVWKPEIKLHRTELPQQHVCKEEEVLADQQFCDQDRNCSLDQEDPEPPQIKEEQEELYTSLKVEELVLKQETETFMLIPTCEESVVTFLTSEDQTLDRSPDETQSATEKEHVVSISVKSLVVPEPNSDDQLLSYNSHVAESQDHKGGKQGDSGSTGNAETKPQKRHHNSNSYTNDPEPPQIKEEQEELYTSLEVEELVLKQETETFMLTPTCEESDNGEDQTLDWSPDETESATEKEHVVSMSVKSSVVPNSDDWLLSHISHVAESQDHKGGKQVDSGSTSNTEPKRQKRHRKSKSHSNNVCNTTMSKFQTHKGKKILKCDTCGKAFKYISQLNRHLTIHTDEKPYSCNSCEKRFSVPGALTLHMKVHTGEKPYPCNTCGRRFTQMAKVKRHMRTHTELPQQHVCKEEEVLADQQLCNQERNSSLDQEDPEPPQIKEEQEELCTSLEGEQLVLKQEESDYSEDQTLDWSPDETQSAAEKEHVVSMSVKSSVVPNSDDRLLSHISHVAESQGHKRGKGVDSGSTRNLETKPQKRHHKSKSHSDNVCNTTMSKIQLDTQTGKKVLKCDTCGKAFKYVSQLNRHHRVHTGEKPYSCNSCERRFSLAGALKVHMRVHTGEKPYPCNTCGKRFSQITKVKKHMKTHTREKPYPCNICEKRFSHLGILKVHMRVHTGEKPYPCNTCEKRFSHLCALHNHMRIHTGEKPYPCNTCEKSFSQLGALKVHKRIHTGEKPYPCNTCEKRFADLSAWKRHMRIHTGEKPYPCNTCEKKFSHMCALQKHMRIHTGERPYPCNTCEKRFSELGALKVHMRVHTGEKPYPCNICDKRFSQLVVLQTHMRIHTGEKPYSCNTCEKRFSQVGALQTHMRVHTGEKPYNCKTCGTDFMRRHQLKTHMRTHTVGKDSVRCQT
- the LOC122999833 gene encoding zinc finger protein 165-like isoform X21, with the protein product MSSVECLREFMSERLTSAAEEIFRVFQRTIVDYEVEIDRQRRLLDIVWKPEIKLHRTELPQQHVCKEEEVLADQQFCDQDRNCSLDQEDPEPPQIKEEQEELYTSLKVEELVLKQETETFMLIPTCEESVVTFLTSEDQTLDRSPDETQSATEKEHVVSISVKSLVVPEPNSDDQLLSYNSHVAESQDHKGGKQGDSGSTGNAETKPQKRHHNSNSYTNDPEPPQIKEEQEELYTSLEVEELVLKQETETFMLTPTCEESDNGEDQTLDWSPDETESATEKEHVVSMSVKSSVVPNSDDWLLSHISHVAESQDHKGGKQVDSGSTSNTEPKRQKRHRKSKSHSNNVCNTTMSKFQTHKGKKILKCDTCGKAFKYISQLNRHLTIHTDEKPYSCNSCEKRFSVPGALTLHMKVHTGEKPYPCNTCGRRFTQMAKVKRHMRTHTETQQSPTSKHYDNSGPLSL